Proteins from a single region of Fusobacterium gonidiaformans ATCC 25563:
- a CDS encoding cupin domain-containing protein: MIEIKKIPRGSSFFLKEEIKVRNFQVSSKILVQSSHARMTLVSMGKGEEISAETMPYSRCFQLLKGKVFLQLNQEKLDMEIDHFLLLGENSFYSIHAEEDSIFLEIEYDRGGNFMSEVQTIKHITRGTTFALKEEISYEAGQIISKNLVTNNAMVMTLMSFDQGESLAAHKAPGDALVSLLDGEAKFWIDGKENVVKAGESILLPGNVSHAVEAIKAFKMLLIIVK, from the coding sequence ATGATTGAAATAAAAAAAATTCCAAGAGGAAGTTCTTTCTTTTTGAAAGAAGAAATAAAAGTTCGAAATTTTCAAGTATCTAGTAAAATCTTAGTACAATCTTCTCATGCCAGAATGACTCTAGTCTCTATGGGAAAAGGAGAAGAAATTTCTGCCGAAACTATGCCTTATAGCCGATGTTTTCAATTACTAAAAGGAAAGGTTTTTTTACAACTAAACCAAGAAAAATTAGATATGGAGATAGACCATTTTCTTCTTTTAGGGGAGAACTCTTTTTATTCCATTCATGCAGAAGAAGACAGTATTTTTTTAGAAATAGAATATGATAGAGGAGGAAATTTTATGTCCGAAGTACAAACAATAAAACATATTACTAGAGGAACAACATTTGCATTAAAAGAAGAAATTTCTTACGAAGCTGGACAGATTATAAGTAAAAATTTAGTAACCAATAATGCCATGGTTATGACTTTAATGTCTTTTGATCAAGGAGAAAGTCTAGCAGCCCACAAGGCCCCTGGAGATGCTCTTGTAAGTCTATTGGATGGAGAAGCAAAATTTTGGATTGATGGGAAAGAAAATGTTGTGAAAGCAGGAGAAAGTATTCTTCTTCCCGGAAATGTTTCCCATGCCGTGGAAGCTATAAAAGCTTTTAAAATGTTACTGATCATTGTAAAATAA
- the metK gene encoding methionine adenosyltransferase, which produces MKKFNYFTSEFVSPGHPDKVSDQISDAVLDACLTEDPNARVACEVFCTTGQVIVGGEITTTTYIDVQDIVRKKIEEIGYRDGMGFDANCGVLSAIHAQSPDIAMGVDIGGAGDQGIMFGGAVKETPELMPLAIVLAREILVRLTKMTRSKEIAWARPDAKSQVTLAYDEEGNIDHVETVVVSVQHNPEVSNEEIRKTIIEKVIEPVLEQYHLSKEEITYHINPTGRFVIGGPHGDTGLTGRKIIVDTYGGYFRHGGGAFSGKDPSKVDRSAAYAARWVAKNIVAADFADKCEIQLSYAIGVAEPTSIKIDTFGTSKVSEEKLEEAVKKTFDLTPRGIEKSLELRSGTFKYQDLAAFGHIGRTDIDVPWERCNKVEDLKKAMM; this is translated from the coding sequence ATGAAAAAATTTAACTATTTTACTTCTGAATTTGTATCTCCTGGACATCCTGATAAAGTATCCGATCAAATTTCAGATGCTGTACTAGATGCTTGCCTTACAGAAGATCCGAATGCAAGAGTTGCCTGTGAAGTTTTTTGTACCACAGGACAAGTCATTGTAGGAGGAGAAATTACAACAACAACTTACATTGATGTTCAAGATATTGTAAGAAAAAAAATTGAAGAAATTGGGTATCGAGATGGAATGGGTTTTGATGCAAATTGTGGAGTATTAAGTGCAATTCATGCACAATCTCCGGATATTGCTATGGGAGTAGATATCGGAGGAGCAGGAGACCAAGGAATTATGTTTGGAGGGGCTGTCAAAGAAACGCCTGAACTAATGCCGCTTGCTATCGTTCTAGCTCGTGAAATTTTAGTAAGATTGACTAAGATGACTCGTTCCAAAGAAATCGCTTGGGCAAGACCAGATGCTAAATCACAAGTCACTCTTGCCTACGATGAAGAAGGAAATATCGATCATGTGGAAACTGTTGTTGTTTCTGTACAACACAATCCTGAAGTCAGCAATGAAGAAATTCGTAAAACGATCATTGAAAAAGTTATTGAACCTGTGTTGGAACAATATCATCTATCGAAAGAAGAAATTACCTACCACATCAACCCAACAGGTCGTTTTGTCATTGGAGGACCTCATGGAGATACCGGATTAACTGGAAGAAAAATTATTGTAGATACTTATGGTGGATATTTTAGACACGGAGGAGGAGCTTTTTCTGGAAAAGATCCTTCTAAGGTAGATCGATCTGCTGCTTATGCTGCTAGATGGGTTGCTAAAAATATTGTAGCCGCAGACTTTGCAGATAAATGTGAAATTCAATTATCTTATGCTATCGGAGTAGCAGAACCAACTTCTATCAAGATTGATACCTTTGGAACTTCTAAAGTATCCGAAGAAAAATTGGAAGAAGCCGTGAAAAAGACTTTTGATTTAACACCAAGAGGAATTGAAAAATCCTTAGAATTAAGAAGTGGAACTTTTAAATATCAAGACTTAGCAGCTTTTGGACATATAGGACGAACAGATATTGATGTTCCATGGGAAAGATGTAATAAAGTAGAAGACTTAAAAAAAGCAATGATGTAA
- the galU gene encoding UTP--glucose-1-phosphate uridylyltransferase GalU, producing the protein MKKITKAVIPAAGLGTRVLPATKAQPKEMLTIVDKPSLQYIVEELVASGIQDIIIVTGRNKNSIEDHFDFSYELEDTLKKDKKTELLEKVSHISDMANIFYVRQNFPKGLGHAILKAKPFIQEEEPFIIALGDDIIYNPEYPVAKQLIDCYEKYGHSIVACQEVKKEEVSKYGIVNPGEIYDDITCQIENFIEKPSLEEAPSTLASLGRYCLSGKIFHYLEEAKPGKNGEIQLTDSILSMIQDGEKVLAYSFTGERYDIGNKFGLLKANIEYGLRHEEISEKLKDYLSSLLTKE; encoded by the coding sequence ATGAAAAAAATTACCAAGGCTGTTATCCCTGCCGCCGGATTAGGAACAAGGGTCCTACCTGCCACCAAAGCTCAGCCAAAAGAAATGTTAACCATAGTAGATAAGCCTTCTCTACAATATATTGTAGAAGAATTGGTTGCCTCTGGAATTCAAGACATCATTATTGTTACTGGAAGAAATAAAAACTCCATTGAGGATCACTTTGATTTTTCGTATGAATTAGAAGATACCTTAAAAAAAGATAAAAAAACAGAACTCTTAGAAAAAGTAAGTCATATCTCCGATATGGCAAATATTTTCTATGTACGTCAGAACTTTCCAAAAGGTTTAGGACATGCTATTTTAAAAGCGAAACCTTTTATACAAGAAGAGGAACCTTTTATTATTGCCTTAGGAGACGATATTATATACAATCCGGAATATCCGGTTGCAAAGCAACTCATAGATTGTTATGAAAAATATGGTCACAGTATTGTAGCTTGTCAAGAAGTAAAAAAAGAAGAGGTTTCTAAGTATGGAATTGTAAATCCCGGAGAAATCTATGACGATATAACTTGTCAAATAGAAAATTTTATTGAAAAACCAAGTTTAGAAGAAGCTCCTTCTACCTTGGCAAGTTTAGGACGTTATTGCTTATCAGGAAAAATTTTTCACTATTTAGAAGAAGCAAAGCCAGGAAAAAATGGAGAAATCCAATTAACAGATTCTATTTTATCCATGATTCAAGATGGAGAAAAAGTCTTAGCCTATTCTTTTACCGGAGAACGTTATGATATTGGAAATAAATTTGGACTATTAAAAGCCAATATCGAATATGGACTACGTCATGAAGAAATTTCAGAGAAATTAAAAGACTATTTATCTTCCTTGTTGACAAAAGAATAA
- a CDS encoding Na+/H+ antiporter NhaC family protein: MKEERKEKQYGVIAFLPLFVFLALYIGSGIIFNLLGVEGAFKKFPRHVALLIGIVVAMLMNRGMKLDKKIEIFSENAGNSGVMLVGMIYLLAGGFQGAARAMGGVESVVNLGITFIPSIALVPGVFLISCFISLAIGTSMGTVAAMAPIAIGVAEAAQLNIPLTAAAVIGGAYFGDNLSIISDTTISAAKGVGSEMKDKFKMNFLIALPAAIFAAIMYGIMGGEGNIVGEHSFHILRVLPYLVVLMTALTGFNVSAVLVLGIAMTGVIGFFEGTIDFFTWIGAIGEGMSDTFSITIVAILISGLIGLIKYYGGIDWIVNILSSKMSDRKSAEYGIGLLSGILSAALVNNTIAIIISAPLAKEIGKKYRIAPKRLASLIDIFACAFIALTPYDGGMLMITALVDVSPLEVLQYSFYMFALIIVTCITIQFGLLRTEEER, translated from the coding sequence ATGAAAGAGGAGAGAAAGGAAAAACAATATGGTGTGATTGCATTTTTACCTTTATTTGTATTTTTAGCTCTGTATATAGGAAGTGGAATTATTTTTAATTTATTAGGAGTAGAGGGGGCTTTTAAAAAATTTCCAAGACATGTTGCTCTATTGATAGGAATTGTAGTAGCAATGTTGATGAATCGAGGAATGAAATTAGATAAAAAAATAGAAATTTTTTCAGAAAATGCAGGAAATTCCGGAGTCATGTTAGTTGGAATGATTTATTTATTGGCAGGGGGATTTCAAGGAGCTGCAAGGGCTATGGGCGGAGTGGAATCCGTTGTAAATTTAGGAATTACTTTTATTCCAAGTATCGCGTTAGTTCCGGGGGTATTTTTAATCTCTTGTTTTATTTCTTTAGCAATCGGAACTTCCATGGGAACCGTGGCAGCCATGGCACCTATTGCTATCGGAGTAGCAGAAGCAGCACAATTAAATATTCCTTTAACAGCTGCTGCAGTTATTGGAGGAGCTTATTTCGGAGATAATCTGTCTATTATTTCAGATACTACGATTTCCGCTGCAAAAGGAGTTGGATCTGAAATGAAAGATAAATTTAAGATGAATTTTTTAATTGCTTTACCAGCAGCAATTTTTGCAGCGATTATGTATGGAATTATGGGAGGGGAAGGAAATATTGTAGGAGAACATTCTTTTCATATCCTTCGAGTTCTTCCTTATCTTGTGGTGTTGATGACTGCTTTAACAGGATTTAATGTGAGTGCGGTTTTAGTGTTAGGAATTGCCATGACAGGAGTTATTGGATTTTTTGAGGGGACTATTGATTTCTTTACTTGGATAGGAGCGATTGGAGAAGGAATGTCCGATACGTTTAGCATTACCATTGTTGCTATTTTAATTTCGGGTCTCATCGGTTTAATTAAGTATTATGGTGGTATTGATTGGATTGTAAATATCTTAAGTTCTAAAATGTCCGATAGAAAGAGTGCAGAATATGGAATTGGTTTATTATCCGGAATTTTATCAGCTGCTTTAGTAAATAATACCATAGCTATTATTATTTCTGCACCCCTTGCAAAAGAAATTGGAAAAAAGTATAGGATTGCACCCAAGAGATTAGCAAGTTTAATTGATATTTTTGCTTGTGCTTTTATAGCATTAACTCCTTATGATGGGGGAATGTTGATGATTACAGCTTTGGTAGATGTCTCTCCTTTAGAGGTTTTACAATATTCTTTCTATATGTTTGCTCTAATTATTGTCACTTGTATTACGATTCAATTTGGTTTATTAAGGACAGAAGAAGAAAGATAG